Proteins encoded within one genomic window of Paraglaciecola psychrophila 170:
- a CDS encoding DUF6356 family protein, which produces MFKQLFIDHPKSVNETYIQHFFTAMSFSMKLFKAAIACFIHALVPGLCIKTGSKSISELHLKMLTFRVKGSSEVASTEHLEGSIEYMI; this is translated from the coding sequence ATGTTTAAGCAATTATTTATTGACCACCCAAAGTCTGTCAACGAGACATACATACAACATTTTTTTACCGCAATGAGTTTTTCAATGAAGCTTTTTAAGGCAGCAATCGCCTGCTTTATACATGCCTTAGTGCCAGGTTTGTGCATAAAGACTGGCAGTAAATCGATATCGGAGTTGCATCTTAAGATGCTCACTTTTAGGGTTAAAGGTAGCAGTGAGGTAGCTTCAACTGAACATCTTGAAGGTTCGATAGAATATATGATCTAG
- the selD gene encoding selenide, water dikinase SelD, giving the protein MHERDLVFIGGGHTHSLVLRMLAMQPIDNVRLTLITDTLLTPYSGMLPGYIAGHYSEAETHLDLNKLCKAAQVRLIHGRVNGIDVANKTIQLENQASIGYDKVSINTGSTPNVNVEGAREFAVGVKPVSQLTATWRKLLAEKTEDTNDKSSAHNTAHWAIIGGGAAGIEMVLAIAYRFRQAGEALKLSLVQSGATLLPGSHKNVQKQVAIALKQYDIDLITGFKVSRVTKNEIESDSGNTLNIQQSIWCTPATAPIWPKLAGLDTDESGFIAVNEYLQSTSHKDVFACGDVATMIKSPRPKAGVYAVRSAPFLTKNLHAVFSQQTMTPLSLQTDFLSLISLGGKVAVGQRGWLSLSGEWVWRWKNHIDQKFMALFSKNLPAMPKMNNEPMHCAGCGSKIGPELLSETLKELSVFPNKNFDTDLTQAEDAPVAAVINNTSLLQSMDGFRAFSDDYYKLGVATTHHAINDLYAMGLQPTSAQVWVNLKFQHPRLTKRDFKRLMQGVTETLLHHETTLVGGHSTEGVETHLALVVNAAGNSYWQKNTLQDGDWLLLNKPLGSGIILAADTQGAATTQSITALWSSLLQSNRPFFLTLKDKEVHAATDVTGFGLIGHLLEMLKGTEYCIKISTDNVPLMSGALDLSRRGFESTLMPQLMSMLNQCDTNDIDLAVLKCLLDPQTNGGLVVSVSADVGREMMTKTGALKIGEVCRAQDAESAKKILFLS; this is encoded by the coding sequence ATGCATGAACGTGACTTAGTTTTTATTGGCGGTGGGCATACACATTCACTGGTATTAAGAATGTTGGCGATGCAACCCATAGACAATGTTCGCTTAACACTGATTACCGATACCTTGTTAACGCCTTATTCAGGCATGCTACCTGGTTACATTGCCGGGCATTACAGCGAAGCAGAAACACACTTAGACTTAAACAAACTGTGCAAAGCGGCTCAGGTTCGGTTAATTCACGGGCGCGTTAACGGGATTGATGTCGCTAATAAAACGATTCAATTAGAAAACCAAGCCAGCATCGGCTACGACAAAGTATCGATCAATACCGGTTCAACACCCAACGTCAATGTTGAAGGTGCCCGTGAATTTGCTGTTGGAGTAAAACCTGTCAGTCAACTCACTGCTACGTGGCGAAAACTACTTGCTGAAAAAACCGAAGATACTAACGATAAGAGTTCCGCACATAATACTGCCCATTGGGCGATTATTGGTGGCGGTGCTGCAGGTATCGAAATGGTATTGGCCATTGCTTATCGGTTTAGGCAGGCAGGTGAGGCTTTGAAGCTGTCTTTGGTGCAGTCTGGCGCTACGTTACTACCTGGCTCTCATAAAAACGTACAAAAACAGGTGGCTATTGCACTTAAGCAGTACGACATCGATTTAATTACTGGGTTTAAAGTTTCCCGCGTCACTAAAAATGAAATTGAGTCAGACTCAGGCAACACACTAAATATTCAACAGTCTATTTGGTGCACACCAGCCACTGCGCCTATATGGCCCAAACTTGCAGGACTCGATACTGACGAAAGTGGCTTTATTGCTGTGAATGAGTACTTACAAAGCACGTCCCACAAGGATGTTTTTGCCTGCGGTGATGTGGCGACAATGATTAAATCACCTCGGCCCAAAGCAGGTGTTTACGCGGTGCGTTCGGCACCCTTTTTAACCAAAAATTTGCATGCTGTATTTAGCCAACAAACGATGACGCCTCTGTCGTTGCAAACCGATTTTTTATCACTGATTTCACTTGGTGGCAAAGTTGCTGTGGGCCAACGGGGCTGGTTAAGTTTAAGTGGCGAATGGGTTTGGCGATGGAAAAATCATATCGATCAAAAGTTTATGGCTTTGTTTTCTAAAAACCTACCCGCTATGCCTAAAATGAACAATGAACCCATGCATTGCGCTGGGTGTGGCAGTAAAATTGGCCCTGAATTATTAAGTGAGACATTGAAAGAACTCAGTGTTTTTCCAAACAAAAACTTTGATACTGATTTAACACAGGCAGAAGATGCGCCTGTTGCTGCGGTTATTAACAACACCTCGTTATTGCAGAGCATGGATGGATTTCGCGCTTTTAGTGACGATTATTATAAATTGGGGGTCGCCACGACCCATCACGCCATCAATGATTTATACGCCATGGGCTTGCAACCTACCAGCGCTCAGGTCTGGGTAAATTTAAAATTTCAACATCCGCGGTTGACCAAACGGGACTTTAAACGCTTAATGCAAGGCGTCACAGAAACTTTGCTACACCATGAAACTACATTAGTCGGTGGCCACAGCACTGAAGGGGTTGAGACGCACTTAGCGTTAGTAGTTAATGCAGCAGGTAATTCGTATTGGCAAAAAAACACCCTTCAAGACGGTGATTGGTTACTTTTAAATAAACCATTAGGCTCTGGCATTATACTCGCGGCAGATACCCAAGGTGCGGCAACAACACAAAGTATTACAGCCTTGTGGAGTAGTTTGTTGCAATCAAATCGTCCGTTTTTTTTGACCCTAAAAGATAAAGAGGTACATGCCGCCACCGACGTAACTGGATTTGGTCTTATTGGGCACCTTTTAGAAATGCTTAAAGGAACAGAATATTGTATAAAAATTTCAACCGACAATGTGCCATTAATGAGTGGCGCACTTGATTTGAGCCGCCGAGGATTTGAATCCACATTAATGCCACAGCTTATGTCGATGCTAAATCAATGTGATACCAATGATATAGATTTAGCGGTGCTTAAGTGTTTGCTAGATCCTCAAACAAACGGAGGCTTAGTTGTTTCTGTGTCAGCAGATGTGGGCCGTGAAATGATGACTAAAACGGGTGCGCTTAAAATTGGCGAGGTGTGTCGTGCTCAAGATGCTGAAAGTGCTAAAAAAATATTATTCCTAAGCTGA
- the mnmH gene encoding tRNA 2-selenouridine(34) synthase MnmH, with protein MQSITDFKQLFLSDTPMIDVRAPIEFIKGAFPSSINAPLMNDDEREAVGTCYKEHGSDAALELGHQLVFGDIKTQRLQQWKNFINEHPDGIFYCFRGGLRSHITQQWLNEVGIDRPYVEGGYKAMRTYLLEQLQQRASESRFLVLSGKTGSGKTEVINDWPHSIDLEGLANHRGSAFGKTFVPQPAQINFENAWSVAWLKRIHVSDSPVLIEDESRLIGRIVILPEYLEATKLASNILLETPYEERIARIRRDYFMYAFEHYQKSNPDTSYDLLDEFIREAVLRIKKRLGGDRFTLINSMLSSAIIALKSQNQWSEFDDIINILLSEYYDPIYEYQYQQKSEKTIFKGTHQEIIQWLATQ; from the coding sequence TTGCAATCTATCACCGACTTCAAACAGCTGTTTTTATCCGATACACCGATGATAGACGTACGTGCGCCCATCGAGTTTATTAAAGGGGCTTTTCCTTCTAGCATCAATGCGCCATTGATGAACGATGACGAGCGCGAAGCAGTAGGTACCTGCTATAAAGAGCACGGTTCTGATGCGGCGCTTGAACTCGGCCATCAATTAGTTTTTGGGGATATAAAAACGCAACGTTTACAACAATGGAAAAATTTCATTAATGAGCACCCTGACGGAATTTTTTATTGCTTTAGAGGCGGTTTACGCTCTCACATTACGCAGCAATGGCTGAATGAGGTAGGCATAGACCGACCTTATGTGGAAGGTGGCTATAAAGCGATGCGCACTTATCTGCTCGAGCAATTACAACAACGTGCCAGTGAAAGTCGATTTCTTGTTCTCTCTGGTAAAACTGGCAGCGGTAAAACAGAAGTGATCAACGATTGGCCACATTCTATTGACCTAGAGGGTTTAGCAAACCATAGGGGCAGCGCCTTTGGTAAAACCTTTGTTCCACAGCCTGCACAGATTAACTTTGAAAACGCTTGGTCAGTGGCATGGTTAAAACGCATCCATGTGAGCGATTCACCGGTACTGATTGAAGATGAGTCACGCCTAATTGGTCGCATTGTAATATTGCCAGAATATTTAGAGGCAACTAAGTTAGCGAGTAACATTTTGCTCGAAACCCCTTATGAAGAACGTATTGCCCGCATTCGCAGAGACTACTTTATGTATGCCTTTGAACATTATCAAAAAAGTAACCCCGATACGTCTTACGATTTATTGGATGAGTTTATTCGAGAGGCAGTTTTACGTATTAAAAAACGCTTAGGAGGGGATCGTTTCACATTAATTAACTCAATGCTCAGCTCAGCCATTATCGCACTGAAAAGTCAAAACCAGTGGTCCGAGTTTGACGACATTATTAACATATTACTCAGTGAATATTACGATCCAATATACGAATATCAGTATCAGCAAAAGAGTGAAAAGACTATTTTTAAAGGAACTCATCAGGAGATCATTCAATGGCTGGCCACACAATAA
- a CDS encoding Fic family protein, with product MLHRKGTQMDVRKVLGTVIANPSRGDIVYTPPLGEKQICDLLSNEKQFLHANDGLDPLIKMTISHYQFEAIHPFHDGNGQNGALIEYSVFD from the coding sequence ATGTTGCACCGTAAAGGCACGCAAATGGATGTTCGCAAAGTGCTCGGTACCGTTATTGCCAACCCTAGTCGTGGTGATATTGTTTACACGCCGCCCTTGGGTGAAAAGCAAATCTGTGATTTACTCAGCAATGAGAAGCAATTTCTGCACGCTAACGATGGGCTGGATCCGCTTATTAAAATGACCATAAGCCATTACCAGTTTGAAGCCATTCACCCCTTCCATGACGGCAACGGCCAAAACGGGGCGCTTATTGAATATTCTGTATTTGATTGA
- a CDS encoding Fic/DOC family N-terminal domain-containing protein produces MTWQADIPFNQLPPLPPAAEVEDSVPVLKACIPTRTALGELKQARALLPNQGLLINLLLLLEAKDSS; encoded by the coding sequence ATGACTTGGCAAGCCGACATTCCCTTTAATCAACTACCGCCACTGCCACCTGCTGCAGAGGTGGAGGATTCTGTACCTGTACTTAAAGCTTGTATTCCGACCCGCACCGCCCTAGGCGAACTTAAACAGGCCAGGGCATTATTACCCAATCAAGGCTTATTAATTAATCTATTACTCTTGTTAGAAGCAAAAGACAGCTCTTAG